In one window of Paraflavitalea soli DNA:
- a CDS encoding SusC/RagA family TonB-linked outer membrane protein, translated as MQTLVKPRPGMIALVLAALFLAPLTMLAQTDRQVSGTVTDASTNLPLQGVSVTLAGKTTGTSTNDKGHFTLEAAVNSKLSFSFTGYVTQTVTVPATGDLSLRLEVTNQSLNEVVVIGYGQARKKDLTGAITQIRPDKIADQNPNTVQDIVRGTPGLSVGLDPNGKGGGSIQIRGQRSVYTDAGHNDPLLVLDGMIFYGELSEINPDDIAQIDVLKDASAAAVYGAKSANGVLIITTKRGQKGKPRINFTSNLGISTKAGNRDVFGPEGYIQYREDWYKAATFGVNAATGQYEAYQVPLSGWGTNKRPGYFENPTPENLAKYGITIDQWRAYSTNLPTDNDVSIYGKRLAMSDVTLNNYVAGKTYNWQDHSFRTGINQDYNLSASGASDNMNYYMSLGYLSNQGPIRGDDYKAIRANMKVEGKIAKWLEVGGNINFQNRTDGNLAVDWQKQSLRNSPFANYYLPDGRLAWHPQGDGSTNNLGYNYDFDRQYMDLDKGYTVFNAILNAKVKLPFNITYSFNASPRYQTFRDRYFESARHPDWTANNGLVNREQTQRFDWSLNNTINWEHTFAKKHRVAVTLVQEAENRQSWKDRIEARNILPSDALGLHETQNGDKARSTFDSEDTKETADGMLARLFYSFDDRYMLTASFRRDGYSAFGNSNPRANFFSIAGAWTFSNESFFKWEPMSTGKLRASWGQNGNRSLADPYTAVANLTVGGGGTMGYLDNGGNLKEFLYLFMNRLANNNLTWEKTESFNVGLDFGFLNDRITGSIDYYITPTVAMIMNRTLPDFTGFSSITTNLGKVDNRGFELSINTVNIKNRDFSWNTTFGFSKYKNTIKHLYYEYQDILDGQGNVISTRERDVIPNNWFIGQPISTIWNYRVTGIWQKNEVAEAAIYNQRPGDPKVANNYTADDKVNATNPALSSYYNDNDKEFLGQTAPPIMWSMRNDFTYKNFNFSFNMYSYWGHKSLVGIYLNQDNGTSLVTNQANQWKKEYWTLDNPTNSYARLDARGPVGTGSNAPGKLYDRSFIRLENVTVGYTLDKKLLSKVGVEKIKVFASVRNVALWTKEKDWHYGDMETFNTSGDAGQIFRSGMAPRIFTFGLNATF; from the coding sequence ATGCAAACGCTTGTTAAACCAAGACCCGGTATGATTGCCCTGGTCCTGGCAGCCTTGTTTTTAGCGCCACTGACGATGCTGGCACAAACGGACCGGCAGGTTTCCGGCACTGTCACAGATGCTTCTACCAACCTACCGCTGCAGGGTGTTTCTGTCACATTAGCCGGTAAAACAACGGGAACATCTACCAATGACAAGGGCCATTTTACACTGGAAGCTGCTGTCAACAGCAAGCTTTCCTTCTCGTTCACCGGTTATGTTACGCAAACTGTTACTGTTCCCGCTACGGGCGACCTATCGCTGCGGCTGGAGGTAACGAACCAATCGCTGAACGAAGTGGTGGTGATCGGTTACGGCCAGGCCCGCAAAAAGGACCTTACCGGCGCCATTACGCAGATACGTCCGGATAAGATTGCGGACCAGAACCCAAATACGGTACAGGATATCGTGCGGGGAACACCCGGTCTGAGCGTAGGCCTCGATCCCAACGGTAAGGGCGGCGGCTCTATCCAGATCCGCGGTCAGCGTTCGGTATATACGGATGCCGGGCACAATGACCCGTTGCTGGTACTGGATGGTATGATCTTCTACGGGGAACTGTCGGAGATCAACCCGGATGATATTGCGCAGATTGACGTGTTGAAAGATGCCTCGGCGGCTGCGGTATATGGCGCCAAATCGGCCAATGGTGTACTGATCATTACTACAAAGAGAGGGCAGAAAGGTAAACCGAGGATCAACTTCACGAGCAACCTGGGTATCTCTACCAAGGCCGGTAACCGGGACGTATTTGGTCCTGAAGGTTATATTCAGTACCGGGAAGACTGGTATAAGGCGGCCACCTTTGGGGTAAACGCAGCGACGGGTCAATATGAAGCCTACCAGGTTCCGTTATCTGGCTGGGGTACTAATAAAAGGCCGGGTTACTTTGAAAACCCAACACCTGAGAACCTGGCCAAATATGGCATTACGATCGACCAGTGGAGAGCCTATAGTACCAACCTGCCTACTGACAATGATGTTTCGATCTATGGCAAGCGCCTGGCGATGTCGGATGTAACATTGAACAATTATGTGGCGGGTAAGACCTACAACTGGCAGGATCATTCTTTCCGTACGGGCATCAACCAGGATTATAACCTCAGTGCCTCCGGCGCCAGCGACAATATGAACTATTATATGTCGCTCGGTTACCTCAGCAACCAGGGCCCGATCCGCGGGGATGATTATAAGGCTATCCGCGCCAATATGAAGGTGGAAGGCAAGATCGCCAAATGGCTGGAAGTAGGCGGTAACATCAACTTCCAGAACCGTACGGATGGCAACCTGGCGGTAGATTGGCAAAAACAATCGCTGCGCAATTCACCTTTTGCCAACTATTACCTGCCCGATGGCAGGCTGGCCTGGCATCCACAAGGTGATGGCAGTACGAATAACCTGGGCTATAACTACGACTTTGACCGCCAGTATATGGACCTGGATAAAGGATACACGGTATTCAATGCTATCCTGAACGCCAAGGTAAAACTGCCTTTCAATATTACTTACTCTTTCAACGCTTCTCCGCGGTACCAAACATTCCGTGACCGTTATTTCGAATCGGCCAGGCATCCTGACTGGACAGCGAACAATGGCCTGGTGAACCGCGAGCAGACGCAACGTTTCGACTGGTCGCTCAACAATACGATCAACTGGGAACACACTTTTGCCAAGAAGCACCGTGTAGCGGTGACGCTGGTACAGGAAGCGGAGAACCGTCAATCCTGGAAGGACCGGATAGAAGCACGCAATATCCTGCCGAGTGACGCGCTTGGACTGCATGAAACGCAGAACGGGGACAAGGCAAGAAGTACTTTTGATTCGGAAGACACGAAGGAAACGGCGGATGGTATGCTGGCGCGGTTGTTCTATTCATTCGATGACCGCTATATGCTGACGGCCTCTTTCCGCCGGGATGGTTATTCTGCCTTTGGTAATTCCAATCCCCGCGCCAACTTCTTTTCCATTGCAGGTGCCTGGACGTTCTCGAATGAAAGCTTCTTCAAATGGGAGCCTATGAGCACGGGTAAACTGCGTGCATCGTGGGGACAGAACGGTAACCGCTCATTGGCGGATCCTTATACTGCGGTGGCCAACCTGACTGTTGGTGGCGGCGGTACAATGGGCTACCTCGATAATGGCGGTAACCTGAAAGAATTCCTGTACCTGTTTATGAACCGGTTGGCGAACAACAACCTGACCTGGGAAAAAACAGAGTCATTCAACGTGGGCCTCGATTTCGGATTCCTGAACGACCGCATCACGGGTAGCATCGATTATTATATTACGCCTACGGTGGCGATGATCATGAACCGTACGCTGCCTGATTTCACTGGTTTTTCCAGCATCACTACGAACCTTGGTAAAGTGGACAACAGGGGTTTTGAGCTGAGCATCAATACGGTGAACATCAAGAACCGCGATTTCTCCTGGAATACGACTTTTGGTTTTTCCAAATACAAGAACACGATCAAGCACCTGTACTATGAGTACCAGGACATCCTGGATGGTCAGGGCAATGTGATCTCTACCAGAGAAAGGGATGTAATACCTAATAACTGGTTTATTGGTCAGCCGATCAGCACGATCTGGAACTACCGGGTAACTGGTATCTGGCAGAAAAACGAAGTAGCAGAAGCGGCTATCTATAACCAACGCCCCGGTGATCCCAAAGTAGCCAACAACTACACGGCTGATGACAAAGTAAATGCGACCAACCCAGCTCTCTCGTCTTATTATAATGACAACGATAAGGAGTTCCTGGGACAAACAGCGCCTCCGATCATGTGGTCGATGAGGAATGATTTCACGTATAAGAATTTCAACTTCTCGTTCAACATGTATTCTTATTGGGGCCATAAGAGCCTGGTGGGTATTTACCTGAACCAGGACAATGGTACTTCGCTGGTGACGAACCAGGCGAACCAATGGAAAAAAGAATACTGGACGCTGGATAATCCTACGAATAGCTATGCCCGTTTGGATGCGAGAGGTCCTGTAGGTACGGGTTCAAATGCACCCGGCAAATTGTATGACCGTAGCTTCATCCGCCTGGAAAACGTAACGGTGGGATACACGCTGGATAAAAAACTGTTGTCAAAGGTCGGCGTTGAGAAAATAAAGGTATTTGCCAGTGTGCGTAACGTAGCGCTTTGGACGAAGGAGAAAGATTGGCACTATGGCGATATGGAAACCTTCAATACGAGCGGCGATGCGGGACAGATCTTCCGGTCGGGTATGGCCCCCAGGATCTTTACTTTTGGATTAAATGCAACCTTCTAA
- a CDS encoding two-component regulator propeller domain-containing protein, which produces MFQLVVGADHPRIIRLGVEKGLSNNSIRCIYQDRDGFIWFGTFDGLNRYDGYEFKVFRNKQNDSLSLPHNYIYSIHQDQQKKLWVGTGQGLSIYNDLTSNFSPAFFFPYGSKTRQKITANVNQVASDDKGNVFIATNGRGLMVQRAGANTAIQIPVKGGTIQGVEYGVDVEIDQQQRVWLFVSGAGLCRYNYGTQQVELVSSAIKFANTFVSDSEDHLWVGSANGLHQFSITGMGYVKTYSAEQGKLSSNNIASLSFDKERNLWIGTEGAGVNILNPATGQLTYILPGEDSRSLSSESVTVIYHDNESRHWMGTLKGGLNIIDPQISQFRTIAHDPLNSNSLVNNFAACFFEDGGGNLYIGTDGGGMSIWNRKTNQFEHFRHNAANPHSLSSNMVTSILEDNRQQVWVATFGGGINKFNKRSGQFEHYRCVNDSTGIENRNVWKLCMDHENTLWATSFGSGKLYRYDEKANRFEVFGQVLYDLISILEDRNGVLWAGNSHQLIRIDRQNKKHQYFEIGKPVRAIYEDKQGNCWLGTEGGGIVLFDRAGGKVIARYGDADGLCNNSVLNISENGRGDLWLSTFNGLSCFNATQKKFTNYYQSDGLPSNQFIYSAALRLRSGELVFGSINGFVLFDPGNIAPRNFMPPVLITGLRVNNRLVSDEDGYINGISDHHISSLHIPYNKAVVSVDFAALEYSSPGKIRYGYFLDGWDKDWNYTSKIRTANYTNLREGSYTLYIKSTNAAGVWNTRQTIIQITVLPPWYRTWWAFLLYACIGIGVLYLYLTYKARQTRLEYQVQIARLNGDNERAEREKSEALLGLEKAERQRSETELELAKAEKEKGEAELEAQRVINEKERELNHKKEAFFTNISHEFRTPLTLVLNPIKDLIKNKEGGTNTADLRLIYQNAGRMLRLVDQLLLFQKADSELDRLKISKIDLTALTKEVYNSFTQVAKAKKIEYQLFLDDEEELVIYADREKLEVIFYNLLSNAFKYTPNEGKVWFHVTVEEGCVRIEIRDSGPGIPRHAREKLFERFYQANTAKAGFGIGLFLVKHFVQAHKGVIDYTTEAGVGTAFFVQLPLGVEHLAGQEIVEERVESNAIIEELPEATAGEEDDEELQQAHTPLTTESRSILVVDDNAEIRQYIRQLFKGQFSVYEAQSGEEALTMAHQYQPDIIISDVVMQEMTGIELCQRIKGDSALGHIPVILVTGNASTEARLRGVEGGADDYISKPFEKDLLIARVAALLRSRNNLQKYFYNEITFQHNPYKISTDYKEFLDNCIGIVEAHLDDDQFSIVTLARELGMSYSKMNKKIKAVSGQPANAFVRFIRLRKAAELFINTNYNISETAFMVGISDIKHFRKHFTSLFGMKPSAYIEKYRRYMGKQYQLNEKVVKRDEPAR; this is translated from the coding sequence TTGTTTCAGTTAGTTGTAGGAGCTGATCATCCAAGAATTATACGGCTGGGGGTAGAGAAAGGGCTGTCTAACAACTCGATACGCTGCATTTACCAGGACCGGGACGGCTTTATCTGGTTCGGCACTTTTGATGGGCTCAACCGCTATGATGGTTATGAGTTTAAGGTGTTCCGCAACAAGCAAAATGATTCCCTTTCGCTTCCACACAATTATATCTATTCCATCCACCAGGACCAGCAAAAGAAGCTGTGGGTGGGTACGGGCCAGGGCCTGAGTATTTACAATGATCTCACTTCCAATTTCTCACCTGCCTTTTTCTTCCCATATGGTTCCAAAACACGGCAAAAGATCACGGCCAATGTAAACCAGGTTGCTTCGGACGATAAGGGCAATGTATTTATTGCCACGAATGGGAGGGGGCTGATGGTACAACGGGCCGGCGCCAATACGGCGATCCAAATTCCGGTGAAAGGGGGAACGATACAGGGGGTTGAATATGGTGTGGATGTAGAGATCGATCAGCAGCAACGGGTGTGGCTGTTTGTATCGGGCGCGGGACTATGCCGGTATAATTATGGGACACAACAAGTAGAACTGGTGAGCAGCGCCATCAAATTTGCGAACACGTTTGTATCGGATAGCGAAGACCATCTTTGGGTAGGCAGCGCCAATGGGCTGCACCAATTTTCGATAACGGGCATGGGATATGTAAAAACGTACAGTGCGGAGCAAGGGAAACTTTCCTCCAACAATATTGCTTCGCTATCTTTTGATAAAGAAAGAAATCTATGGATCGGTACGGAGGGGGCCGGGGTCAACATCCTCAATCCGGCTACGGGACAACTTACCTATATTTTACCGGGAGAAGACAGCCGCTCGCTTTCCAGTGAGTCTGTTACGGTCATTTACCACGACAATGAATCGAGGCATTGGATGGGCACGCTGAAAGGAGGATTGAATATCATCGATCCGCAGATCAGCCAGTTCCGGACGATCGCGCATGATCCGCTCAATTCCAATAGCCTGGTCAACAATTTTGCTGCCTGCTTTTTTGAAGATGGGGGCGGCAACTTGTATATCGGTACGGATGGCGGGGGTATGAGCATCTGGAACCGGAAAACAAATCAGTTCGAACACTTCCGGCATAATGCTGCTAATCCGCATTCGCTGAGCAGCAATATGGTCACCAGTATCCTCGAAGACAACCGCCAGCAGGTATGGGTGGCCACTTTTGGGGGAGGGATCAATAAATTCAACAAAAGGTCGGGGCAGTTTGAACATTACCGGTGTGTAAACGATAGCACGGGTATTGAGAACAGGAATGTATGGAAGTTGTGTATGGACCACGAAAATACGCTGTGGGCTACGAGCTTTGGCAGTGGAAAATTATACCGGTATGATGAAAAGGCCAACCGGTTTGAAGTATTCGGCCAGGTGTTGTATGATCTTATTTCTATCCTGGAAGATAGGAATGGGGTGTTGTGGGCTGGTAATTCGCACCAGTTGATCAGGATCGACCGGCAAAATAAAAAGCACCAGTACTTTGAAATAGGGAAACCAGTGCGGGCTATTTATGAGGATAAACAGGGGAATTGCTGGCTGGGTACTGAAGGCGGGGGGATCGTACTGTTTGACCGGGCAGGGGGAAAGGTCATCGCGCGGTATGGTGATGCGGACGGTCTGTGCAACAATTCTGTATTGAACATTTCGGAAAACGGGCGGGGCGATCTTTGGTTGAGTACGTTCAATGGGCTTTCGTGTTTCAACGCGACGCAAAAGAAGTTTACGAATTATTACCAGAGTGATGGATTGCCGAGCAACCAGTTTATTTACAGTGCTGCGCTGCGGTTGCGTTCCGGCGAACTGGTCTTTGGCAGCATTAATGGGTTTGTGTTGTTTGATCCGGGCAATATTGCACCCCGCAATTTCATGCCGCCGGTACTCATTACGGGGCTGCGGGTGAACAACCGTCTTGTATCGGATGAAGATGGCTATATAAATGGCATCAGTGACCATCATATCAGCAGCCTTCACATACCTTATAATAAGGCGGTGGTGTCGGTTGATTTTGCGGCGCTGGAATATTCTTCGCCTGGAAAGATCAGGTACGGCTATTTCCTGGATGGATGGGATAAGGACTGGAACTATACGAGTAAGATCAGAACGGCCAACTATACGAACCTGCGGGAAGGCAGCTATACGCTGTATATCAAATCGACGAATGCAGCGGGTGTATGGAATACGCGGCAAACGATCATTCAGATCACGGTGCTGCCACCCTGGTATCGCACCTGGTGGGCTTTCCTGTTGTATGCCTGCATTGGGATAGGTGTTTTATACCTCTATTTAACTTATAAAGCGCGGCAAACGCGCCTGGAATACCAGGTGCAGATCGCCAGGCTGAACGGGGACAATGAACGTGCGGAAAGAGAAAAAAGTGAGGCCTTGCTGGGATTGGAAAAGGCGGAGCGGCAACGCAGTGAAACGGAACTGGAGCTGGCCAAAGCGGAAAAGGAAAAAGGAGAGGCTGAGCTGGAAGCGCAAAGAGTGATCAATGAAAAGGAGCGGGAGCTCAATCATAAAAAAGAGGCTTTTTTTACAAATATCTCGCACGAATTCAGGACACCGCTGACGCTGGTGTTGAATCCTATCAAGGACCTCATCAAGAACAAAGAGGGGGGAACGAATACGGCAGACCTGCGGCTGATCTACCAGAATGCGGGCCGGATGCTGCGCCTGGTGGACCAGCTGTTGTTGTTTCAAAAGGCTGACAGTGAACTGGACAGGCTCAAGATCTCGAAGATAGACCTGACGGCGCTCACGAAAGAAGTTTACAACTCATTTACGCAGGTGGCCAAGGCGAAAAAGATCGAATACCAGTTGTTCCTGGATGATGAGGAGGAACTGGTCATTTATGCGGACCGGGAAAAACTGGAAGTAATCTTTTATAACCTGTTGTCGAATGCCTTTAAGTATACACCCAATGAGGGGAAAGTGTGGTTTCATGTAACGGTGGAAGAAGGGTGTGTGCGGATCGAGATCAGGGACAGCGGTCCCGGCATACCGCGGCATGCGCGGGAAAAGCTGTTTGAAAGGTTTTACCAGGCCAATACAGCGAAGGCGGGGTTTGGTATCGGCCTGTTTTTGGTAAAGCATTTCGTGCAAGCGCATAAGGGGGTGATCGACTATACTACGGAAGCCGGGGTGGGAACTGCGTTCTTTGTGCAGTTGCCGTTGGGGGTGGAGCACCTGGCCGGCCAGGAGATCGTGGAAGAACGGGTAGAAAGTAATGCTATCATCGAGGAGCTGCCGGAAGCAACGGCCGGGGAAGAGGATGACGAGGAGTTGCAACAGGCTCATACGCCGCTCACTACGGAAAGCCGGAGTATCCTGGTGGTGGATGACAATGCAGAGATACGGCAATATATCCGGCAACTGTTCAAGGGACAGTTTTCGGTGTATGAAGCTCAAAGCGGGGAGGAAGCGCTTACAATGGCGCACCAGTACCAGCCGGATATTATTATCAGTGATGTGGTGATGCAGGAGATGACGGGCATAGAACTTTGCCAGCGGATCAAGGGAGATAGCGCGCTGGGGCATATTCCGGTGATACTGGTAACGGGTAATGCTTCCACAGAAGCCAGGCTGCGGGGGGTAGAAGGAGGGGCCGACGATTATATTTCCAAGCCCTTTGAGAAAGACCTGCTGATAGCCCGGGTAGCTGCGCTGTTGAGAAGCCGGAACAACCTGCAGAAATACTTTTATAATGAGATCACTTTCCAGCACAATCCTTACAAGATATCGACGGATTACAAGGAGTTCCTGGACAATTGTATCGGCATTGTGGAAGCGCATCTCGACGATGACCAATTCTCGATCGTGACGCTGGCCAGGGAACTGGGTATGAGTTATTCAAAAATGAACAAAAAGATCAAGGCAGTATCGGGGCAGCCTGCGAATGCTTTTGTGCGGTTCATCCGGCTGCGCAAGGCGGCAGAATTATTTATTAATACCAATTATAATATATCTGAGACAGCTTTTATGGTAGGGATCAGTGATATTAAACATTTCCGTAAGCATTTTACCAGCCTGTTTGGCATGAAGCCATCTGCCTATATTGAAAAATACCGCCGGTATATGGGCAAGCAATACCAGCTCAACGAGAAGGTGGTGAAACGGGACGAACCTGCCCGGTAA
- a CDS encoding gluconate:H+ symporter, with protein sequence MTILVILLAIALQIFLSAKKVSPFISLLIVAILAGLFLGMQPDQLLASIEKGVGSTLGGLALIICLGAFLGKILEVTGATEQITSTLIRAFGPKHIQWAVLLTGFLMGIPLYYNAGFVILVPLVVALTRKTGLPLLYIVIPMAASLSTTHCFLPPHPGPVVLVKAFHANMGLVLMYGIILAIPAVIVAGPLLGRLLQHTTTKAQDEALTAVAGNSKILPSVASSLLFALMPVLLIALAVAAGHFLEKGNVLQSILLFIGDPVIALLITVLLAIFELGKTAGKTMTQMMQLLTDSIAGIAMILLIITSGGVFKQVLVDSGTGTYIATFSSKWDMPPLLFAWVVTAFLRVMIGSATVAGITAAGVVAPLLAAGNVSPELMVLAVGAGSVFGSHINDSGFWMFKEFFQLSLPQTLKSWTVMETVISIIGLAGVLILNAIV encoded by the coding sequence ATGACGATACTGGTTATTCTGCTTGCCATTGCGCTACAGATATTCCTTTCTGCGAAGAAAGTAAGTCCGTTTATTTCCTTACTGATCGTAGCTATACTGGCTGGTCTATTTCTGGGGATGCAGCCTGACCAGTTATTGGCCTCTATCGAAAAAGGAGTAGGCAGTACGCTGGGAGGGTTGGCGTTGATCATTTGTCTCGGCGCCTTCCTGGGCAAGATACTGGAAGTGACGGGGGCTACAGAACAGATCACCTCCACGCTGATCAGGGCTTTTGGGCCGAAGCATATTCAATGGGCGGTATTGCTGACGGGTTTCTTAATGGGCATTCCGCTTTATTATAATGCGGGGTTTGTGATACTGGTGCCGCTGGTGGTGGCGCTGACGCGGAAAACGGGATTGCCCTTGTTGTATATCGTGATCCCCATGGCTGCTTCGTTAAGCACCACGCATTGTTTTCTTCCTCCGCATCCGGGGCCTGTGGTGCTGGTAAAAGCCTTTCATGCGAATATGGGCCTGGTGCTGATGTATGGAATTATATTGGCGATCCCGGCGGTGATCGTAGCGGGGCCTTTGCTGGGCAGGCTGCTGCAACATACAACAACGAAGGCACAGGACGAGGCCTTAACAGCAGTTGCGGGCAACAGCAAAATACTTCCTTCGGTGGCTTCCAGTTTATTGTTTGCGCTGATGCCGGTGCTGTTGATCGCGCTGGCGGTGGCGGCTGGTCATTTTCTGGAGAAAGGAAATGTATTACAATCGATCTTATTATTTATAGGCGACCCTGTCATTGCTTTGCTGATCACTGTACTGCTGGCGATCTTTGAATTGGGAAAGACGGCTGGTAAGACGATGACACAGATGATGCAGCTGCTGACGGATTCCATCGCCGGCATTGCTATGATCTTGCTGATCATTACTTCGGGCGGAGTTTTTAAGCAGGTGCTGGTGGACAGCGGAACGGGTACTTATATTGCCACCTTCAGCAGCAAGTGGGATATGCCGCCTTTGTTATTTGCCTGGGTGGTGACGGCCTTCCTGCGGGTGATGATCGGCTCGGCCACGGTGGCGGGCATTACGGCGGCGGGTGTGGTGGCGCCTTTACTAGCGGCGGGTAATGTATCGCCGGAACTGATGGTGCTGGCAGTAGGAGCAGGTAGTGTGTTTGGTTCTCATATTAATGACTCTGGTTTTTGGATGTTTAAGGAGTTCTTTCAGTTGTCTTTGCCCCAAACACTGAAATCGTGGACGGTGATGGAAACGGTGATTTCCATTATCGGTCTTGCTGGGGTATTGATATTGAATGCGATAGTATAA
- a CDS encoding fumarylacetoacetate hydrolase family protein translates to MKLYNTKEGAVIEKNGHYYAVHEPWEKLVNDDELFDKLSKLAETLPKGDSSLIKDVLAPMSRHQELWACGVTYLRSKIGRQEESKAGGGADFYAKVYEATRPEVFFKSTYHRIVGHGGLVRIRKDSDWDVPEPELTLVVTTSGKIVGYTIGNDMSSRSIEGENPLYLPQAKTYDGCAALGPCIYVTNEPLNKDTNINLVISRKGAKAYEGDVLISQLKRTPEELVSFVFRECSFPDGCLIMTGTGIVPGSNFTLLSGDEIAITIFPIGTLVNTVQ, encoded by the coding sequence ATGAAACTATATAACACCAAAGAAGGAGCAGTTATTGAAAAGAATGGCCATTATTATGCAGTCCATGAGCCCTGGGAGAAGCTGGTGAATGATGATGAGCTGTTTGATAAGCTAAGTAAACTTGCGGAGACATTGCCGAAAGGAGATAGCAGTTTGATCAAGGATGTGCTGGCACCTATGAGCAGGCACCAGGAATTGTGGGCCTGTGGGGTTACGTACCTGCGCAGTAAGATTGGCCGGCAGGAAGAAAGTAAAGCTGGCGGCGGCGCTGATTTCTATGCTAAAGTATATGAAGCAACGAGGCCGGAGGTGTTTTTTAAATCTACGTATCATCGTATCGTTGGTCATGGCGGGCTGGTGCGCATTCGCAAGGACAGTGACTGGGATGTGCCGGAGCCTGAACTGACTTTGGTGGTGACTACTTCTGGTAAGATAGTCGGCTATACGATCGGCAATGATATGAGCAGCCGCAGTATTGAAGGGGAGAATCCGCTCTACCTGCCGCAGGCAAAAACCTATGATGGGTGTGCGGCACTGGGGCCTTGTATCTATGTTACGAATGAACCGCTTAATAAGGATACGAATATCAACCTGGTCATTAGCCGTAAAGGCGCTAAGGCTTATGAGGGAGATGTTTTGATCAGCCAATTGAAAAGAACGCCGGAAGAATTGGTATCTTTCGTATTCAGGGAATGCAGTTTCCCTGATGGCTGTCTGATCATGACGGGAACAGGGATTGTGCCGGGCAGTAATTTTACTTTGCTAAGCGGCGACGAAATCGCCATTACCATTTTTCCTATCGGAACGCTCGTAAACACGGTACAATAA